A DNA window from Hydrogenothermus marinus contains the following coding sequences:
- a CDS encoding antibiotic biosynthesis monooxygenase family protein → MIVVMTKFPIKKEYFKDFEERAKSQFGEKGLTKQEGFIKMNILKPMLIPPNPENNLFIIETYWKDLESFKKYTESPAFAEAHKNPPPQEWFTGRPTVDVFEVIKEKS, encoded by the coding sequence ATGATTGTAGTGATGACAAAATTTCCAATAAAAAAAGAGTATTTTAAAGATTTTGAAGAAAGAGCAAAAAGTCAATTTGGAGAAAAAGGATTAACAAAGCAGGAAGGTTTTATCAAAATGAATATTTTAAAACCTATGTTAATTCCACCAAATCCTGAAAATAATTTATTCATAATTGAAACTTATTGGAAAGATTTAGAAAGTTTTAAAAAATATACTGAAAGCCCTGCTTTTGCAGAAGCTCATAAAAACCCTCCACCTCAAGAATGGTTTACAGGAAGACCAACTGTTGATGTTTTTGAAGTTATAAAAGAAAAGTCTTGA
- a CDS encoding antitoxin: MIAKVFKNGRSQAIRIPKEYRVDTDEVYIEKIGDTLIIIPKKKNKWDIMKDAVKELKNFEFERNQPKIQERDLF, from the coding sequence TTGATTGCAAAAGTATTTAAAAATGGAAGAAGTCAAGCAATACGAATTCCAAAAGAATATCGTGTAGATACTGATGAAGTATATATTGAAAAAATAGGAGATACTTTAATTATAATTCCAAAAAAGAAAAACAAATGGGATATTATGAAAGATGCTGTTAAAGAATTGAAAAACTTTGAGTTTGAAAGAAACCAACCGAAAATCCAAGAAAGGGATTTATTTTGA
- the vapC gene encoding type II toxin-antitoxin system tRNA(fMet)-specific endonuclease VapC, with protein sequence MLDTNIISYIIREQNLTLIDKFKQISEKDNSIAVSSITVAELFYGVKKKNSKKLEIAITKFLFPLKKFPFDEKAALTYGDIRAKLEAKGKIIGAYDMLIAAHAKSIGAILVTNNEKEFKRVEGLKIENWI encoded by the coding sequence ATGTTAGATACAAATATAATATCTTATATAATTAGAGAACAAAATCTTACCTTAATTGATAAATTTAAACAAATTTCAGAAAAAGATAATTCAATAGCAGTTTCTTCTATAACAGTTGCTGAGTTATTCTATGGAGTTAAAAAGAAAAATAGTAAAAAACTTGAAATTGCTATAACTAAATTTCTATTTCCCTTAAAAAAGTTTCCTTTTGATGAAAAGGCAGCCTTAACATATGGAGATATTAGAGCAAAATTAGAAGCAAAAGGAAAAATAATAGGAGCATATGATATGCTTATAGCAGCTCATGCAAAAAGTATAGGTGCCATATTAGTTACAAATAATGAGAAAGAATTTAAAAGGGTAGAGGGATTAAAAATAGAAAACTGGATTTAA
- a CDS encoding NADH-quinone oxidoreductase subunit A: MTGYFALVIFFLAATIVGVAMLIINRLIAPKAPTSLKEYPYECGVPLYDKTAQTSLDQKYYLLGLLLVLFDLEAAFVFPWAVIYKSFVSVNAGLIFVEMFLFLTILIFGFIYAWKKGALKWQ, from the coding sequence ATGACTGGATATTTTGCTTTGGTTATATTTTTCTTAGCTGCTACAATTGTTGGGGTTGCAATGCTTATTATAAACAGACTTATAGCTCCAAAAGCACCAACAAGCTTAAAAGAATATCCTTATGAGTGTGGAGTACCTCTTTATGATAAAACAGCTCAAACCAGTTTAGATCAGAAATACTATCTTTTAGGGCTTTTGCTTGTTTTATTTGATCTTGAAGCGGCTTTTGTATTTCCTTGGGCAGTAATATACAAATCATTTGTAAGTGTTAATGCAGGACTTATTTTTGTAGAGATGTTTTTATTCTTAACTATATTAATATTTGGTTTTATATATGCTTGGAAAAAAGGAGCGTTAAAATGGCAATAA
- a CDS encoding NuoB/complex I 20 kDa subunit family protein — MAIINNNGIILTTAEEVLSWGRRNSLWPVSIGLACCAIEMMHTAASRFDTDRLGIIFRGSPRQSDVLIVAGTVVNKVAPMLKLIYDQMPEPKWVISMGGCASAGGPFPTYSTLQGVDRIIPVDVYVPGCPPTPQALLWGILELQKKIKAKKEGKEFKEIPIKQAAPSFPIKK; from the coding sequence ATGGCAATAATAAATAATAATGGGATAATATTAACAACAGCTGAAGAAGTTTTAAGCTGGGGTAGAAGAAACTCTTTATGGCCAGTATCTATAGGCCTTGCTTGTTGTGCTATAGAAATGATGCATACTGCTGCATCAAGATTTGATACAGATAGACTTGGAATAATATTTAGAGGCTCTCCAAGACAGTCGGATGTTTTAATTGTTGCAGGTACAGTTGTAAATAAAGTTGCTCCAATGTTAAAGCTTATATATGATCAGATGCCTGAACCAAAATGGGTAATATCTATGGGAGGATGTGCCTCTGCAGGTGGACCTTTCCCAACTTACTCTACACTTCAAGGAGTTGATAGAATAATTCCAGTTGATGTATATGTTCCAGGATGTCCTCCAACACCTCAAGCATTACTTTGGGGAATACTTGAACTTCAAAAGAAAATAAAAGCTAAAAAAGAAGGTAAAGAATTTAAAGAAATTCCAATAAAACAAGCAGCCCCTTCTTTTCCTATAAAAAAATAG
- the nuoD gene encoding NADH dehydrogenase (quinone) subunit D produces the protein MLWIEEDKISFLKEKFPNLVFKKNKELFYLEIEKNQLIPLLKELKENSELQFKMFIDFTIVDYPLHKPRFQGVYFLYSPLHKKRICIKTWAEDETLPSLINLWKGAKWAEREAYDMFGISFEGHENLVRMFMWEGYKYFPLRKDFPKEGIKDTYLPSLNERGEEYPSHDYEEYHTAVPTLEDLEKTEKARLEKKAQIVLNWGPLHPGTHGTIWFLFDLEGEKVKNCDIILGQLHRGIEKLSEDITYTQIIPYTDRMDYISAICSNVAYVNAVEKLLDVEATEKAKWIRTMMCELQRINSHLLWLGTYALDLGALTIFLYTFREREKLMDIIEGIAGIRLNSSYIRIGGVRLDLPEGALDVIEHFVKDFPEKLNEYETILTKNRVWQKRNINVGIITEEDVYQYGLTGSVARASGVPYDIRMIQPTDKYDEVDFEVPLGTVGDSYDRYLVRMEEMRQSLNIVKQCVEKLKELKDDKHIATDNPYVLPTLEETFVSIESMVKDFNLRIYGEQAPEGEIYLSGENPRGELGFYIVSKGEGKPYRLRIRSGAFYNLQIFPELIKGRTIADAVVLLGSLDPVVGETDR, from the coding sequence TTGCTCTGGATTGAAGAAGATAAAATATCTTTTTTAAAAGAAAAATTTCCTAATTTAGTGTTTAAAAAAAATAAGGAACTTTTTTATTTAGAAATAGAAAAAAATCAGCTTATTCCTCTCTTAAAAGAACTTAAAGAAAATTCAGAGCTTCAGTTTAAGATGTTTATAGACTTTACAATAGTTGATTATCCACTTCATAAACCAAGATTTCAAGGGGTTTATTTTCTTTATTCACCACTACATAAAAAAAGGATATGTATAAAAACTTGGGCAGAAGATGAAACTTTACCTTCTTTAATTAATTTATGGAAAGGAGCAAAATGGGCAGAAAGAGAAGCTTATGATATGTTTGGTATTTCTTTTGAAGGACATGAAAACCTTGTAAGAATGTTTATGTGGGAAGGTTATAAATATTTTCCACTTAGAAAGGATTTTCCAAAAGAAGGTATAAAAGATACATATCTACCATCATTAAATGAAAGAGGAGAAGAATATCCTTCTCATGATTATGAAGAATATCATACTGCAGTACCTACTCTTGAAGATTTAGAAAAAACAGAAAAAGCAAGATTAGAAAAAAAGGCTCAGATTGTTTTAAACTGGGGACCATTACATCCTGGAACACATGGGACAATATGGTTTTTATTTGATTTAGAAGGAGAAAAGGTTAAAAATTGCGATATTATTCTTGGACAACTTCATAGAGGGATAGAAAAATTATCAGAAGATATTACATACACTCAGATAATACCATACACTGATAGAATGGATTATATATCTGCAATATGTAGTAATGTAGCATATGTAAATGCAGTAGAAAAACTACTTGATGTTGAGGCTACAGAGAAAGCAAAATGGATAAGGACTATGATGTGTGAACTTCAAAGAATAAACTCACATCTTTTATGGCTTGGTACTTATGCACTTGATCTTGGAGCCTTAACAATTTTCTTATATACCTTCAGAGAAAGAGAAAAATTAATGGATATTATTGAAGGTATTGCAGGAATAAGATTAAACTCTTCTTATATAAGAATTGGAGGAGTTAGATTAGACCTTCCTGAAGGTGCTTTAGATGTTATAGAGCATTTTGTAAAAGATTTTCCTGAAAAACTTAATGAATATGAAACTATATTAACTAAAAATAGAGTATGGCAAAAAAGAAATATAAATGTAGGGATTATTACAGAAGAAGATGTTTATCAGTATGGATTAACGGGTTCAGTAGCAAGAGCATCAGGAGTACCTTATGATATTAGAATGATACAACCTACAGATAAATATGATGAAGTAGATTTTGAGGTACCTCTTGGAACAGTTGGAGATTCTTATGATAGATATTTAGTTAGAATGGAAGAAATGAGACAAAGTTTAAATATAGTAAAGCAATGTGTTGAAAAACTTAAAGAGCTAAAAGATGATAAACATATAGCAACTGATAACCCTTATGTACTTCCAACATTAGAGGAAACTTTTGTATCAATAGAATCTATGGTTAAAGATTTTAATCTTAGAATATATGGTGAACAAGCTCCAGAAGGAGAGATATATTTATCAGGAGAAAATCCAAGAGGAGAACTTGGATTTTATATAGTAAGTAAAGGAGAAGGAAAGCCTTATAGACTTAGAATAAGGTCAGGGGCTTTTTATAACCTACAAATATTTCCAGAACTTATAAAAGGAAGAACAATAGCAGATGCAGTAGTTTTACTTGGTAGCCTTGATCCTGTTGTAGGTGAAACAGACAGATAA
- a CDS encoding phosphatidylglycerophosphatase A family protein — protein MSLKEKIAEFLATGFYVGKIPVAPGTIGTLVAIPIMFIYWNKGILPHIFITLSIFFIGLWASTVVVGEKKEDPDYVVIDEIAGYMVSMIGVPFNPLYLAIAFVLFRLYDIFKPPPIKKFEELPSGLGIMADDIVAGLYVLVIMQILIHFFNI, from the coding sequence ATGTCTTTAAAAGAAAAAATTGCCGAATTTTTAGCAACAGGTTTTTATGTAGGGAAAATACCAGTTGCTCCTGGTACCATTGGAACTCTTGTAGCTATACCTATTATGTTTATATACTGGAATAAAGGAATATTACCTCATATTTTCATTACATTGTCTATTTTTTTTATAGGACTTTGGGCTTCTACAGTTGTAGTCGGAGAAAAAAAAGAAGATCCAGATTATGTTGTTATAGATGAGATAGCAGGATATATGGTTTCTATGATAGGAGTACCTTTTAATCCTTTATATCTTGCAATAGCTTTTGTTTTATTTAGATTGTATGATATTTTTAAACCTCCTCCAATAAAAAAGTTTGAAGAACTTCCATCAGGTCTTGGTATAATGGCTGATGATATTGTGGCTGGATTATATGTTCTTGTAATAATGCAGATATTAATTCATTTTTTCAATATTTAA